Proteins from a genomic interval of Deltaproteobacteria bacterium:
- a CDS encoding acyl--CoA ligase: MEIRKNFQWNVPDNFNFGRDVVDRYASDRSKVAFFYEDARGVAAKYTFWEVSRISDRFGNVLQGLGVKTGDPVLLLLQNVPEWYFCMAAGAKIGAVMIPCSDQLRPKDLIYRAQHSGARTIISWDAKSGEVDQIRKECPGLINFLCVGERKPGWLSFQDELAKASQVLTVREGKASEPALVYYTSGTTGNPKAVMHNHFYTGAHWVTGKYWIDLKPTDLFWCIAGTGWAKAAWSVLFGPWNCGATTILYNAPFDAKKGLDLLERYEITVLCAPPTAYRAFVKEDLSRYNLSKLRHCVGAGEPLNPEVIKTWKEAYGLTIHDGYGQTETINLVANYPGIPVKPGSMGLPTPGHDVAVIDDKGNEVPPGEIGEIAVKGKPPSLFMGYWKDEEKTRECFRGEWYMTGDRAYRDQDGYFFFVGRGDDVIISAGYRIGPFEVESALLEHPAVVESAVVSSPDELRGEIVKAYVVLRKGYEASDALKKELQDHVKKVTAPYKYPRDIVFAKELPKTASGKIRRMELRNAEWKRS; the protein is encoded by the coding sequence ATGGAGATCCGGAAGAACTTTCAGTGGAACGTCCCCGACAACTTCAATTTCGGGCGTGACGTCGTCGACCGGTACGCTTCCGACCGGTCCAAGGTGGCCTTCTTCTACGAGGACGCCAGGGGCGTCGCCGCCAAATACACTTTCTGGGAAGTGAGCCGGATCTCCGACCGGTTCGGGAACGTCCTTCAGGGCCTTGGAGTGAAGACGGGGGACCCGGTCCTTCTCCTGCTCCAGAACGTGCCGGAGTGGTATTTCTGCATGGCGGCGGGGGCGAAGATCGGGGCGGTCATGATTCCCTGCTCCGATCAGCTGCGTCCCAAGGATCTCATCTACAGGGCGCAGCACTCCGGCGCGCGGACGATCATCAGTTGGGACGCGAAAAGCGGGGAGGTGGATCAGATCCGAAAGGAGTGCCCCGGCCTGATCAATTTCCTGTGCGTCGGCGAGCGGAAACCGGGATGGCTCTCCTTTCAGGACGAATTGGCAAAGGCATCGCAGGTGCTGACGGTCCGGGAAGGGAAAGCCTCGGAACCTGCGCTGGTGTACTACACCTCCGGGACGACCGGGAACCCAAAGGCGGTGATGCACAATCATTTTTATACGGGTGCTCACTGGGTCACCGGCAAGTACTGGATCGACCTCAAGCCGACCGACCTGTTCTGGTGCATCGCGGGGACCGGCTGGGCGAAAGCCGCCTGGAGCGTCCTGTTCGGGCCGTGGAATTGCGGCGCCACCACCATCTTGTACAACGCGCCGTTCGACGCCAAGAAGGGGCTCGATCTGCTGGAGCGGTACGAGATCACAGTTCTTTGCGCCCCCCCGACGGCGTATCGGGCGTTCGTCAAGGAGGACCTTTCCCGGTACAACCTTTCGAAGCTTCGCCACTGCGTGGGCGCCGGGGAGCCTCTCAACCCCGAGGTCATCAAGACCTGGAAGGAAGCCTACGGCCTTACGATCCACGACGGGTACGGCCAGACGGAGACGATCAACCTGGTGGCGAACTACCCCGGGATTCCCGTGAAGCCCGGTTCGATGGGGCTCCCCACCCCCGGCCACGACGTGGCGGTGATCGACGACAAGGGGAACGAAGTCCCCCCGGGGGAGATCGGCGAAATCGCGGTAAAGGGAAAGCCGCCGTCCCTGTTCATGGGGTACTGGAAGGACGAAGAGAAGACCAGGGAATGTTTCCGCGGGGAATGGTACATGACCGGGGACCGCGCCTACCGGGACCAGGACGGCTACTTCTTCTTCGTCGGCCGGGGGGACGACGTCATTATTTCCGCCGGGTATCGCATCGGTCCGTTCGAGGTGGAAAGCGCCCTTCTTGAGCACCCGGCGGTCGTCGAATCCGCGGTGGTTTCCTCCCCCGACGAGCTGCGAGGCGAGATCGTGAAGGCGTACGTCGTCCTGCGGAAAGGCTACGAGGCCTCGGATGCCCTGAAGAAGGAGCTGCAGGACCACGTGAAGAAAGTCACGGCGCCGTACAAATACCCGAGGGATATCGTGTTCGCGAAGGAGCTGCCCAAGACTGCTTCGGGGAAGATCCGGCGCATGGAGTTGCGCAACGCCGAGTGGAAGCGGTCCTGA
- a CDS encoding YCF48-related protein: MGGSIFRDGVFGALPVFAMSLLLACPAFAGEGTPPAVPEAGNAPVSLKLQPAEITTAATKATMLSSARAGRRIVAVGDHGIVLLSDTDGADFRQARSVPVRSTLTAVCFIDEKTGWAVGQWGVVLRTDDAGESWAVQRSDTTVDQPLFSVYFKDKDRGWAVGLWSLVLSTKDGGKTWTPVRLPPPPGGKKADRNLQKIFANRMGTLFVAAEQGTVLWSYDGENWAYVNTGYKGTFWTGIVLSNGTILVGGLRGTIYRSIDDGRSWKESKTDLKSSITDFAEAGGKVYSVGLDGVILESDNGGVSFQGTQRADRIPFTTLCVNSTGKLVKFSKQGVVKDPPNEPSK; the protein is encoded by the coding sequence ATGGGAGGATCCATTTTCCGCGACGGGGTTTTCGGGGCGCTACCGGTCTTTGCGATGTCCCTTCTGCTGGCCTGCCCGGCTTTCGCTGGAGAGGGAACCCCTCCAGCCGTCCCGGAAGCGGGCAACGCCCCCGTCTCCCTGAAGCTGCAACCGGCGGAAATCACCACGGCGGCTACCAAGGCGACGATGCTGTCCTCGGCCCGGGCGGGGAGACGGATCGTCGCCGTAGGCGATCACGGCATCGTGCTGCTGTCCGATACGGACGGCGCGGACTTCCGGCAGGCCAGATCCGTCCCGGTCCGCTCGACGCTGACCGCGGTCTGCTTCATCGACGAAAAGACCGGTTGGGCGGTGGGCCAATGGGGGGTCGTGCTCCGGACGGACGACGCGGGGGAAAGCTGGGCGGTGCAGCGCTCCGACACTACGGTGGATCAGCCGCTGTTCTCGGTGTATTTCAAGGACAAGGACCGCGGATGGGCGGTCGGGCTGTGGTCGCTGGTGCTGTCGACGAAAGACGGAGGCAAGACGTGGACCCCCGTGCGGCTTCCGCCTCCTCCCGGGGGGAAGAAGGCCGACCGCAACCTCCAGAAGATCTTCGCGAACAGGATGGGGACGCTGTTCGTGGCGGCGGAACAGGGCACGGTATTGTGGTCCTACGATGGGGAGAACTGGGCCTACGTCAATACGGGATACAAGGGTACCTTCTGGACAGGGATCGTGCTGAGCAACGGCACCATATTGGTGGGCGGCCTCCGAGGGACCATCTACCGGAGCATCGACGACGGGCGGTCCTGGAAGGAATCGAAGACGGATCTGAAGTCGTCGATCACGGATTTCGCGGAAGCCGGCGGAAAGGTGTATTCCGTCGGGCTGGATGGCGTCATCCTCGAAAGCGATAATGGCGGGGTGTCCTTCCAGGGGACCCAGCGCGCGGATCGCATCCCTTTCACGACCCTTTGCGTGAACAGCACCGGGAAGCTCGTGAAGTTCTCGAAACAGGGAGTGGTGAAGGATCCGCCGAACGAACCGTCGAAGTGA